Proteins co-encoded in one Natronorubrum daqingense genomic window:
- a CDS encoding 50S ribosomal protein L3, producing MPQANSPRKGSLGFGPRERATSEVPRFNSWPDDDGQPTLQGFAGYKAGMTHVVMVDDKANSPTEGMEETVPVTIVETPPMRAVALRAYEETPYGMQPVTEIWTDEFVSELDRVLDIPGDDYDATAAEDDLRGHLEEGRVDDVRVITHTVPGDIPSMPKKKPDVMETRVGGGSLEDRVEFALETVADGGEHVMNDVFRAGEYVDASGVTKGKGTQGPVKRWGVQKRKGKHARQGWRRRIGNLGPWNPSRVRSTVPQQGQTGYHQRTELNKRLVDIGDGADATVDGGFVNYGEVDGPHALIKGSLPGPNKRLVRFRPAIRPGDQPRLDPEVRYVSTESNQG from the coding sequence ATGCCACAAGCAAATTCACCACGCAAAGGCTCACTCGGGTTCGGTCCACGAGAGCGTGCGACCAGCGAGGTCCCACGCTTTAACTCGTGGCCGGACGACGACGGACAGCCGACGCTCCAGGGCTTCGCGGGCTACAAGGCCGGCATGACCCACGTCGTAATGGTCGACGACAAAGCGAACTCGCCGACCGAAGGGATGGAAGAGACCGTTCCCGTTACGATCGTGGAGACGCCGCCAATGCGCGCTGTTGCACTGCGAGCGTACGAAGAGACGCCATACGGCATGCAGCCGGTCACCGAGATCTGGACCGACGAGTTCGTTTCCGAACTCGATCGCGTTCTGGACATTCCCGGTGATGACTACGACGCCACGGCCGCCGAAGACGACCTTCGCGGCCACCTCGAAGAGGGGCGCGTCGACGACGTTCGCGTCATCACGCACACGGTTCCGGGGGACATTCCCTCGATGCCGAAGAAGAAACCGGACGTGATGGAAACGCGAGTCGGCGGCGGCTCCCTCGAGGATCGCGTCGAATTCGCCCTCGAGACCGTCGCTGACGGCGGCGAACACGTCATGAACGACGTGTTCCGCGCCGGCGAGTACGTCGACGCAAGCGGCGTCACGAAAGGGAAAGGGACACAAGGCCCAGTCAAACGCTGGGGCGTCCAGAAACGAAAGGGCAAGCACGCCCGGCAGGGATGGCGCCGCCGCATCGGGAACCTTGGTCCCTGGAACCCGTCCCGCGTTCGGTCGACGGTCCCCCAGCAGGGCCAGACCGGTTACCACCAGCGGACGGAACTGAACAAACGCCTCGTCGACATTGGCGACGGCGCAGACGCGACGGTCGATGGCGGCTTCGTCAACTACGGCGAAGTCGACGGACCGCACGCGCTGATCAAGGGCTCGCTCCCCGGGCCGAACAAGCGTCTCGTACGCTTCCGCCCGGCGATCCGACCCGGAGACCAGCCACGCCTCGATCCCGAGGTTCGCTACGTCTCCACCGAATCTAACCAGGGATAA
- the rpl4p gene encoding 50S ribosomal protein L4, whose protein sequence is MEATVRDLDGDDAGSVDLPAVFETNYRPDLIARAVNVSQANRKQAYGADEFAGKRTPAESFGSGRGMAHVPRQDGRARRVPQAVKGRKAHPPKAEKDQTESINTKAKKLAVRSAIAATTDAELVAERGHAFDEDAELPVVVDDEFEDLQKTAEVVEFLEAAGLADDIERADDGRNVRSGRGKTRGRKYQTPKSILFVTSSETGPSRAARNLAGADVATATEVNAEDLAPGTQAGRLTVWTESALEEVAER, encoded by the coding sequence ATGGAAGCAACAGTACGAGACCTGGACGGCGACGACGCGGGCTCGGTCGACCTCCCGGCGGTCTTCGAGACGAACTACCGCCCGGACTTGATCGCGCGCGCCGTCAACGTCTCCCAGGCAAACCGAAAACAGGCCTACGGTGCCGACGAGTTCGCCGGCAAGCGAACGCCCGCGGAATCGTTCGGCAGCGGCCGCGGTATGGCCCACGTCCCACGCCAGGACGGACGCGCACGACGCGTCCCTCAGGCCGTCAAAGGACGAAAGGCACACCCGCCAAAGGCCGAGAAAGACCAGACCGAATCGATCAACACGAAAGCAAAGAAGCTGGCAGTCCGCAGCGCCATCGCGGCGACGACGGACGCAGAACTCGTCGCAGAGCGCGGTCACGCGTTCGACGAGGACGCCGAGCTTCCGGTCGTCGTCGACGACGAATTTGAAGACCTCCAGAAGACCGCCGAGGTCGTCGAATTCCTCGAGGCAGCGGGCCTCGCAGACGATATCGAACGCGCTGACGACGGTCGAAACGTCCGCTCGGGTCGCGGCAAGACCCGTGGACGCAAGTACCAGACGCCGAAGTCGATCCTCTTCGTCACCTCGAGTGAAACCGGCCCATCCCGTGCGGCACGGAACCTCGCTGGTGCCGACGTGGCGACCGCGACAGAGGTCAACGCAGAGGACCTCGCACCCGGCACACAGGCCGGCCGACTGACCGTCTGGACCGAAAGCGCACTCGAGGAGGTGGCTGAGCGATGA
- a CDS encoding 50S ribosomal protein L23, whose translation MSTIIDHPLVTEKAMNDMDFENKLQFVCNPDATKPEIREVVEERFEVTVDDINTQLTMKGKKKAIIKLSEDDDAQEVASRIGVF comes from the coding sequence ATGAGTACGATTATCGATCACCCACTGGTCACCGAGAAGGCGATGAACGACATGGACTTCGAGAACAAGCTCCAGTTCGTTTGTAACCCTGACGCGACCAAACCCGAGATCCGGGAGGTCGTCGAGGAGCGCTTCGAAGTCACAGTCGACGACATCAACACGCAACTAACGATGAAGGGCAAGAAGAAAGCGATCATCAAACTCTCCGAGGACGACGACGCACAGGAAGTCGCCTCGAGAATTGGGGTGTTCTGA
- a CDS encoding 50S ribosomal protein L2, with amino-acid sequence MGRRILGQRRGRGSSTFRAPSHRYKAKLDHKQTEDDDIVRGTVVDIEHDPARSAPVAAIEFEDGEQRLVLAPEGISVGEEIQVGVSAEIKPGNTMPLAEIPEGVPVCNIEANQGDGGKFARASGVNADLITHDRNAAVVQLPSGEVKRLDPQCRATIGVVAGGGRTEKPMVKAGNKYHKMKARGSKWPRVRGVAMNAVDHPFGGGGRQHPGKPKSVSRDAPPGRKVGDISSRRTGRGGDK; translated from the coding sequence ATGGGACGGCGTATTCTCGGACAACGACGTGGTCGCGGTTCCTCTACGTTCCGCGCTCCGTCACACCGATACAAGGCGAAACTCGATCACAAACAGACCGAGGACGACGACATCGTTCGCGGAACGGTCGTCGACATCGAACACGACCCGGCCCGCTCTGCGCCAGTCGCAGCCATCGAGTTCGAGGACGGCGAGCAGCGACTCGTCCTCGCACCCGAGGGAATTAGCGTCGGCGAAGAGATCCAGGTCGGCGTCTCGGCTGAGATCAAGCCGGGTAACACGATGCCACTCGCAGAGATCCCGGAAGGGGTCCCAGTCTGTAACATCGAAGCCAACCAGGGCGACGGTGGCAAGTTCGCGCGTGCATCCGGTGTCAACGCGGACCTGATCACCCACGACCGCAACGCGGCGGTCGTCCAGCTTCCAAGCGGCGAGGTCAAGCGCCTCGATCCGCAGTGTCGTGCAACCATCGGCGTCGTCGCCGGCGGTGGCCGCACTGAGAAGCCAATGGTCAAAGCAGGGAACAAGTATCACAAGATGAAAGCACGGGGCTCCAAGTGGCCTCGCGTCCGCGGTGTCGCGATGAACGCCGTCGACCACCCATTCGGTGGCGGTGGCCGACAGCACCCGGGCAAACCCAAGTCCGTCTCGCGGGACGCCCCGCCGGGACGGAAGGTGGGTGACATCTCCTCGCGTCGTACCGGCCGAGGTGGAGACAAATGA
- a CDS encoding 30S ribosomal protein S19, which produces MSQEYRTGREGEFTYRGHTLEELQDLELEEVAELLPARKRRSIERGLSVEKQKLLEEAREKDEEQTANAPIRTHLRDMPILPEFVDLTFEVYNGQSFERVRVEPEMIGHYLGEFRLTRTSVEHGQAGIGATRSSKFVPLK; this is translated from the coding sequence ATGAGCCAGGAGTACAGAACCGGCCGCGAAGGTGAGTTCACCTACCGTGGCCACACGCTCGAGGAACTGCAGGATCTGGAACTCGAGGAAGTTGCAGAACTGCTACCCGCTCGCAAGCGGCGAAGCATCGAACGCGGTCTCTCCGTCGAGAAACAGAAATTGCTCGAGGAAGCCCGCGAGAAAGACGAGGAACAGACGGCGAACGCGCCGATCCGAACGCACCTGCGGGATATGCCGATCCTGCCGGAGTTCGTCGACCTCACCTTCGAGGTCTACAACGGACAGTCGTTCGAGCGCGTCCGCGTCGAACCCGAGATGATCGGACACTATCTCGGCGAGTTCCGCCTCACCCGCACGTCCGTCGAGCACGGACAGGCAGGTATCGGTGCAACTCGTTCCTCGAAGTTCGTCCCACTGAAGTGA
- a CDS encoding 50S ribosomal protein L22: MGINYSVDADPESTAKAMLRERHMSHKHSKEVARELKGKTVADAQAYLQDVIDEEQSVPFKSHNAGAGHRSDIDGWDAGKYPEKVSGEFLDLLENVAANADHQGFDGEAMEIVHIAAHKVGESVGRKPRAMGRASAWNTPQVDVEIVVEETDETSEDDN; encoded by the coding sequence ATGGGAATCAACTACTCAGTCGACGCCGATCCCGAATCCACCGCGAAAGCGATGCTCCGGGAGCGTCACATGAGCCACAAGCACAGCAAAGAGGTCGCACGCGAACTGAAGGGTAAAACCGTCGCAGACGCACAGGCGTACCTTCAGGACGTCATCGACGAAGAGCAGTCGGTACCGTTTAAGTCCCACAACGCCGGTGCGGGTCACCGATCCGACATCGACGGCTGGGACGCCGGTAAGTACCCCGAGAAGGTCTCGGGCGAATTCCTCGACTTGCTCGAGAACGTCGCGGCGAACGCAGACCACCAGGGCTTCGACGGTGAGGCGATGGAGATCGTCCACATCGCAGCCCACAAGGTCGGCGAATCGGTCGGTCGCAAACCTCGTGCGATGGGGCGAGCGTCCGCCTGGAACACGCCGCAGGTCGACGTCGAGATCGTTGTCGAGGAGACCGACGAAACATCGGAGGACGATAACTAA
- a CDS encoding 30S ribosomal protein S3, with translation MADEHQFIENGLQRSQIDEFFQEELGRAGYGGMDVAKTPMGTQIVLKAEKPGMVIGKGGENIRKVTTALEEKFNLEDPQIDVQEVEEPDLNARIVADRLANALERGWYFRKAGHTTIDRIMEAGALGAEIVLSGKVTGARSRVEKFNRGYIKHNGEPAEEVVDHGQGVAVMKLGTIGVNVKIIPPGAELPDDFGVHEDLDPEEIVPDAVEANEAEGVEELLEGEPEEADAAESGAEAPAEDAVETDPELEEEDVEEVIEAEVEADEEEVEIPDESPVEDDLDELEEDVEAEAEELVAEMDEEEADEADDAEEDEGGDA, from the coding sequence ATGGCTGACGAACATCAATTCATCGAAAATGGCCTTCAGCGGTCCCAGATCGACGAGTTCTTCCAGGAAGAACTCGGCCGCGCAGGCTACGGCGGTATGGACGTCGCCAAGACGCCGATGGGTACGCAAATCGTCCTCAAGGCCGAGAAGCCCGGGATGGTCATCGGCAAAGGCGGCGAGAACATCCGGAAGGTCACGACGGCTCTCGAGGAGAAGTTCAACCTCGAGGACCCACAGATCGACGTGCAAGAGGTCGAAGAACCCGACCTGAACGCACGGATCGTCGCCGACCGACTGGCGAACGCACTCGAGCGTGGCTGGTACTTCCGCAAAGCCGGCCACACGACGATTGACCGGATCATGGAAGCCGGCGCGCTCGGTGCCGAGATTGTCCTCTCCGGAAAGGTCACGGGCGCACGCTCACGCGTGGAGAAGTTCAACCGTGGCTACATCAAGCACAACGGCGAACCCGCCGAAGAGGTCGTCGACCACGGTCAGGGCGTCGCCGTCATGAAACTCGGTACCATCGGGGTCAACGTCAAGATCATCCCGCCAGGTGCCGAGTTGCCCGACGACTTCGGCGTCCACGAAGATCTGGACCCCGAAGAGATCGTTCCAGACGCCGTCGAAGCCAACGAGGCCGAGGGTGTCGAGGAACTGCTCGAGGGAGAACCTGAGGAGGCAGACGCCGCCGAATCCGGCGCCGAAGCGCCCGCTGAGGACGCCGTCGAGACCGACCCAGAACTCGAGGAAGAAGACGTCGAAGAGGTCATCGAGGCGGAAGTCGAGGCCGACGAGGAAGAAGTCGAGATCCCCGACGAGTCGCCGGTCGAAGACGACCTCGACGAACTCGAGGAAGACGTCGAAGCAGAAGCCGAAGAACTCGTCGCAGAGATGGACGAGGAGGAAGCGGACGAAGCGGACGATGCCGAGGAAGACGAGGGAGGTGACGCCTGA
- the rpmC gene encoding 50S ribosomal protein L29, translating into MAILHVEEVRDMTPAEREEELEELETELLNQKSVLAAGGAPENPGRIGELSRTIARVKTIQREEGDLDDE; encoded by the coding sequence ATGGCGATTCTCCACGTCGAAGAAGTTCGCGACATGACGCCTGCGGAACGCGAAGAAGAACTCGAAGAACTCGAGACGGAACTGTTGAACCAGAAGTCCGTTCTCGCAGCCGGTGGTGCCCCGGAGAACCCGGGACGCATCGGAGAGTTGAGCCGGACGATCGCGCGGGTCAAGACGATCCAGCGAGAAGAAGGCGACCTGGACGACGAGTAA
- a CDS encoding ribonuclease P protein component 1, translated as MALTPETLPRHELNGLPVRVVESDDASREGIEGRVVIETTNTLSIEVRDDGESRVLRVPKSGSVFEFAITDEAAEDAKSSGTASKLADTQPGSADKTDESDRVDGDAVGCARINEHAGEDVAYVTVDGSRLLSRPARRTETNGDSPWQ; from the coding sequence ATGGCACTGACACCCGAAACGCTCCCGCGGCACGAACTCAACGGACTTCCCGTCCGCGTCGTCGAGAGTGACGACGCCAGCCGGGAGGGAATCGAAGGACGAGTCGTCATCGAGACGACGAACACGCTTTCGATCGAAGTTCGTGACGACGGTGAGTCTCGGGTGTTGCGGGTGCCAAAATCGGGCTCAGTATTCGAGTTCGCGATCACAGATGAAGCCGCCGAGGACGCGAAGTCCTCGGGGACTGCGTCCAAACTGGCCGACACCCAACCCGGCTCTGCCGATAAAACGGACGAGTCGGACCGAGTCGACGGCGACGCCGTCGGCTGTGCTCGTATCAACGAGCACGCTGGCGAGGATGTAGCCTACGTTACGGTCGATGGATCGCGACTGCTCTCACGACCCGCCCGACGCACGGAAACTAATGGTGATTCACCATGGCAATAG
- a CDS encoding 30S ribosomal protein S17 — MAIGLDVETPPEPENPEEYDYETCPFYGELPVRGQTLEGQVVSTDMDKTVVVEREYDVAVPKYDRLMKRRSRIPAHVPGVLEPLSVGDTVTIAETRPLSKTKSHVVVEVTEEATAEDVAALTGESEPDPQLSAEDLGGDDAEDEGDA; from the coding sequence ATGGCAATAGGACTAGACGTTGAAACCCCTCCGGAACCAGAAAACCCGGAGGAATACGACTACGAGACGTGTCCGTTCTACGGCGAACTGCCCGTTCGAGGACAGACCCTCGAGGGACAGGTCGTCTCGACGGACATGGACAAGACCGTAGTCGTCGAGCGAGAGTACGATGTGGCGGTACCCAAATACGACCGCCTCATGAAACGCCGCTCGCGCATCCCGGCACACGTTCCGGGCGTGCTCGAGCCGCTCTCGGTCGGTGACACGGTCACGATCGCAGAGACCCGACCACTGTCGAAGACGAAATCGCACGTGGTCGTCGAAGTAACTGAAGAAGCGACTGCCGAAGACGTGGCAGCGCTCACCGGCGAAAGCGAGCCGGACCCACAGCTGTCCGCCGAGGACCTCGGCGGCGACGACGCTGAAGACGAAGGTGATGCCTAA